A portion of the Chitinivorax sp. PXF-14 genome contains these proteins:
- a CDS encoding ABC transporter ATP-binding protein gives MASVSLRKVCKQFGGSQIVRDVDLDIEDGEFVVMVGPSGCGKSTLLNCIAGLEAVSSGEIWIGGRLVNQVPPKDRDIAMVFQSYALYPNMSVRKNITFGMDMRNIPRAEQDTILARVADMLQISHLLDHKPAQLSGGQRQRVAMGRAMVRDPALFLFDEPLSNLDAKLRVQMRAEIKALHQRLRHTVIYVTHDQVEAMTLGDRIVVMNGGRIEQVGPPLQLYDHPLNQFVAGFIGSPAMNFITGMVQRRDGLLVLATREGAAFPLPPLALDEGRAVTLGIRPEHLAVDAQGPVELRIDIVEPSGDATHLYGKAGDELICVGLHHRLALQPGLAVRLGWPLAHLHLFDAGDGSRLN, from the coding sequence ATGGCATCGGTTAGCTTGCGCAAGGTGTGCAAACAATTCGGCGGCAGCCAGATCGTGCGCGACGTCGATCTCGACATCGAGGATGGCGAGTTCGTCGTCATGGTGGGGCCGTCGGGCTGCGGCAAATCGACGCTGCTCAACTGCATCGCCGGGCTGGAGGCGGTCAGCAGCGGCGAGATCTGGATCGGCGGCCGGCTGGTGAACCAGGTGCCGCCCAAGGACCGCGACATCGCCATGGTGTTCCAGAGCTACGCGCTGTACCCGAACATGAGCGTGCGCAAGAACATCACCTTCGGCATGGATATGCGCAACATCCCGCGAGCCGAGCAGGACACCATCCTCGCGCGCGTCGCCGACATGCTGCAGATCTCGCACCTGCTCGACCACAAGCCGGCCCAGCTGTCCGGCGGGCAGCGCCAGCGCGTGGCCATGGGGCGGGCCATGGTGCGCGACCCGGCGCTGTTCCTGTTCGACGAGCCGCTCTCGAATCTCGACGCCAAGCTGCGCGTGCAGATGCGCGCCGAGATCAAGGCACTACACCAGCGCCTGCGCCATACGGTGATCTACGTCACGCACGACCAGGTCGAGGCGATGACGCTCGGCGACCGCATCGTAGTAATGAATGGCGGGCGCATCGAGCAGGTGGGGCCGCCGCTGCAGCTCTATGACCATCCGCTCAACCAGTTCGTGGCAGGCTTCATCGGCTCACCGGCGATGAATTTCATCACCGGCATGGTGCAGCGTCGCGACGGCCTGCTGGTGCTGGCGACCCGCGAGGGGGCGGCGTTTCCGTTGCCGCCGCTGGCGCTCGACGAGGGCCGGGCCGTCACGCTCGGCATTCGACCCGAGCACCTGGCCGTCGATGCGCAGGGCCCGGTCGAGCTCAGGATCGACATCGTCGAGCCATCGGGTGACGCCACCCATCTCTATGGCAAGGCCGGCGACGAGCTGATTTGCGTCGGCCTGCACCACCGCCTCGCCCTGCAACCGGGGCTGGCGGTCAGGCTTGGCTGGCCGCTGGCGCATCTGCACCTGTTCGATGCTGGCGACGGCAGCCGGCTGAACTAG